In a genomic window of Pelotomaculum thermopropionicum SI:
- the TpiA gene encoding triosephosphate isomerase, whose protein sequence is MSARKPLIAGNWKMFKTVPEAVAFAQELKTAVAGVDGVEIAVCPPFTALVPVAEALRGTGIAVGAQDVHWEESGAFTGEVSPLMLKDAGCSYVIIGHSERRQLFGETDEKVNRKVRAALAHGLTPIMCVGETLEEREAGVTEEVVRRQAESGLAGLTPEQAGGLVIAYEPVWAIGTGKTASEQDAQQMIGFIRGLVRDLYGAGAAGAMRIQYGGSVKPENAAGLMAQPDIDGALVGGASLEVKSFVEIIKAACIG, encoded by the coding sequence ATGTCAGCGAGAAAACCCCTCATCGCAGGTAACTGGAAGATGTTCAAGACGGTGCCTGAAGCGGTGGCCTTTGCGCAGGAGCTGAAAACGGCCGTGGCGGGGGTGGACGGCGTCGAAATAGCCGTTTGCCCCCCCTTTACCGCCCTGGTTCCGGTGGCGGAGGCCCTGCGCGGCACGGGCATTGCGGTCGGCGCCCAGGACGTGCACTGGGAGGAAAGCGGGGCTTTTACCGGGGAAGTCTCTCCTTTAATGCTCAAGGACGCCGGCTGCAGCTACGTCATTATCGGGCATTCGGAGCGGAGGCAGTTGTTCGGGGAGACCGACGAGAAGGTCAACCGCAAGGTAAGGGCCGCGCTGGCGCACGGCCTTACGCCCATCATGTGCGTCGGCGAGACGCTTGAAGAAAGGGAGGCGGGCGTTACCGAAGAGGTGGTGCGGCGCCAGGCTGAGTCCGGGCTGGCTGGCCTGACCCCGGAACAGGCTGGCGGCCTGGTTATTGCCTACGAGCCGGTCTGGGCCATCGGCACCGGCAAAACCGCCTCGGAGCAGGACGCCCAGCAGATGATAGGCTTTATCCGCGGCCTGGTAAGAGACCTGTACGGGGCCGGGGCGGCCGGGGCGATGCGCATCCAGTACGGGGGAAGCGTCAAACCGGAAAACGCGGCGGGGCTGATGGCCCAGCCGGACATCGACGGTGCCCTGGTAGGCGGGGCCAGCCTGGAAGTAAAAAGTTTTGTAGAAATAATAAAAGCAGCTTGTATAGGCTGA
- the GapA gene encoding glyceraldehyde-3-phosphate dehydrogenase/erythrose-4-phosphate dehydrogenase: MGCRIGINGLGRIGRDVLRGALKRPDLEVVAVNHKSRRIPVSDDYARSVAHMVKYDSIHGTFDLDVQSEDGAIVVNGRKIRLLAEGDPLLLPWKELGVDIVVESTGRFNNPDEAAKHLEAGARKVILSAPAKGGECLTVVMGVNHEKYDPAVHHVVSNASCTTNCLAPVAKVLNDRFGIVKGLMTTVHAYTNDQQLLDMPHRDMRRARAANMSIIPTTTGAARAVALVLPELKGKLNGFAMRVPVPNVSVVDLVVELARPASADEINRAFKEASQGHLKGILDYCELPLVSIDFNGNPYSAVVDALSTMVIDGNMAKVIAWYDNEWGYSQRILDMASYMAAKGW, encoded by the coding sequence ATGGGGTGCAGAATAGGGATCAACGGCCTGGGGCGGATTGGCCGCGACGTTTTAAGAGGTGCGCTCAAGCGCCCTGATCTGGAGGTGGTGGCGGTCAACCACAAGTCCAGGAGAATCCCGGTGTCGGATGACTACGCCCGTTCTGTGGCGCACATGGTCAAGTATGACTCCATCCACGGCACCTTTGATCTGGACGTACAATCCGAAGACGGCGCGATAGTGGTTAACGGCCGCAAAATAAGGCTGCTGGCCGAAGGAGACCCCCTGCTTTTACCCTGGAAAGAGCTGGGTGTGGACATAGTGGTGGAATCCACCGGCAGGTTCAACAACCCGGACGAAGCGGCAAAGCACCTTGAGGCCGGCGCCAGGAAGGTAATTCTGAGCGCCCCGGCCAAAGGCGGCGAGTGCCTTACGGTGGTAATGGGCGTTAATCACGAAAAATACGACCCGGCGGTGCACCATGTGGTTTCCAACGCTTCTTGCACCACCAACTGCCTGGCCCCGGTTGCCAAGGTTTTAAATGACAGGTTCGGCATTGTCAAGGGGCTGATGACTACGGTTCACGCCTATACCAACGACCAGCAGCTTCTCGACATGCCGCACAGGGACATGCGGCGGGCCAGGGCGGCCAACATGTCCATCATACCTACCACCACGGGGGCGGCCAGGGCCGTAGCGCTGGTGCTGCCCGAGTTGAAGGGCAAGCTGAACGGCTTTGCCATGCGGGTGCCCGTGCCCAACGTTTCGGTGGTGGATCTGGTGGTGGAACTGGCCAGGCCGGCCAGCGCGGACGAGATAAACCGGGCTTTTAAGGAAGCCTCGCAGGGGCATTTAAAAGGTATCCTGGATTACTGCGAGCTGCCGCTTGTTTCCATCGACTTCAACGGCAATCCCTATTCGGCCGTGGTGGACGCCCTCTCCACCATGGTTATCGACGGCAACATGGCCAAGGTAATTGCCTGGTACGACAACGAGTGGGGCTACTCCCAGCGGATTCTGGACATGGCTTCCTACATGGCCGCCAAAGGATGGTAA
- the RpoN gene encoding DNA-directed RNA polymerase specialized sigma subunit, sigma54 homolog — MRMGYGLNMEQTQKLIMTPELRQAITVLQLSSLELSMYIEQQLQENPMLELTDDDYGREEEFEPTVEPEPDGGGPEYDLDWEEYLQESSDDPGIFRQERWQDQQEYSYENFLYQMPTLTEHLTTQLNLSPCRGKDKLIGEYLIGNIDENGYLRVPLKEVAACLNVSTSRVFKVLKVIQGFDPPGVGARSLEECLLIQVGQLGIKNEILNKLIKEHLSDLAKGKLNRIAQSLGVTVQEVQKAADVLRTLDPKPGRNFSNLNDTRYIVPDIVLEKVEGEYVILINDVAIPRLTINSTYRSVLSSNTNCDSGTRRFVESKLNAAAWLIRSIEQRRLTLYKVAKCLVDLQRDFLDYGVKYLKPLNLKKVAEMVGLHESTVSRATSNKYIQTPQGVFEMKYFFCTGLNNTAGNMVSAECIKKMLQEIVAGEDARSPLNDQKISELFRQRGIKISRRTVAKYRDELGIAAIRKRKRY; from the coding sequence ATGCGAATGGGTTATGGTCTTAACATGGAGCAGACCCAAAAGTTAATCATGACCCCCGAATTGCGCCAGGCCATCACTGTGTTGCAGCTCTCCTCCCTTGAGCTTTCCATGTACATCGAGCAGCAGCTCCAGGAGAATCCCATGCTGGAGCTGACTGACGACGATTACGGCAGGGAGGAAGAGTTCGAGCCGACTGTGGAGCCGGAACCCGATGGAGGAGGACCGGAGTACGACCTGGACTGGGAAGAGTACTTGCAGGAGAGCAGCGACGATCCGGGCATTTTCCGCCAGGAAAGGTGGCAGGACCAGCAGGAGTACAGCTACGAGAACTTTCTGTACCAGATGCCCACGCTGACCGAGCATCTCACCACCCAGCTCAACTTGAGCCCTTGCCGCGGAAAGGACAAGCTTATTGGGGAATACCTGATCGGCAATATTGACGAAAACGGCTACCTCAGGGTTCCTTTGAAAGAAGTGGCCGCCTGCCTGAATGTCAGCACTTCCAGGGTATTTAAGGTGTTGAAAGTAATCCAGGGGTTTGACCCGCCGGGGGTGGGCGCCAGAAGCCTGGAAGAATGCCTCTTAATTCAAGTCGGTCAGTTAGGTATAAAAAACGAAATTCTTAATAAGCTAATTAAAGAGCACCTGTCTGATCTGGCCAAGGGCAAACTGAACCGGATCGCCCAGAGCCTGGGCGTGACGGTGCAGGAGGTCCAGAAGGCCGCCGATGTTTTAAGAACCCTCGATCCAAAACCTGGCCGTAACTTTTCCAACCTTAACGACACCCGTTATATAGTTCCTGATATTGTGCTGGAAAAAGTTGAAGGAGAGTATGTCATCCTGATCAACGACGTGGCCATACCCCGGCTTACGATTAACTCCACCTACCGTTCGGTTCTTTCCAGCAATACAAACTGCGACTCCGGCACCCGCCGCTTCGTGGAGAGCAAGTTGAACGCCGCCGCCTGGCTGATCCGGAGCATAGAACAGAGGCGGCTGACCCTTTACAAGGTGGCGAAGTGCCTGGTCGACCTGCAGAGGGACTTCTTAGACTACGGCGTCAAGTATCTGAAGCCCCTGAACCTGAAAAAGGTGGCCGAGATGGTAGGCCTGCACGAGTCCACGGTGAGCCGGGCAACCTCCAACAAGTACATTCAGACACCGCAGGGCGTTTTTGAGATGAAATACTTTTTCTGCACCGGCCTGAACAATACCGCCGGGAACATGGTTTCGGCCGAGTGCATAAAGAAAATGCTCCAGGAGATTGTAGCCGGGGAGGACGCCAGAAGTCCGCTAAACGACCAGAAAATCTCCGAACTGTTCAGGCAGAGGGGGATCAAGATTTCCCGGCGCACTGTGGCGAAGTATCGTGACGAACTGGGCATAGCGGCCATAAGAAAAAGGAAGAGGTATTGA
- the OVP1 gene encoding inorganic pyrophosphatase, producing MQESMTLAMYGAIAGAVALAFALVTFASIMKEPMGTPRMKQISEAVQEGAMAYLNRQYKTLIPFTLVVAVLLVLVLPRLDPRIKGDALAISFLVGAVCSAIAGYLGMNSTTKSNARTAEAARSHGLGKALNVSFRAGAVMGLSVAGLGLLGVSVLYLIYKDPVVINSFAFGASAIAFFARVGGGIYTKAADVGADLVGKVEAGIPEDDPRNPATIADNVGDNVGDTAGMGADLFESYAATTIAAMIIGNAIFGPKGALFPLVVGAVGIIASILGTFFVRTGEGGNPQAALNLGLWATNIMTAIGVYFLSAWTFPGKDALGIFLAVAAGLIVNVAIGALTEYYTSNSRPPCLRIAEASKTGPATNVIHGLSVGMESVFFPMLFFAAAIYFAYWVASWESASHAIYGIAMAAMGMLSTAGIVVAMDSFGPVADNAGGIAEMAELPPEVRQKTDKLDAVGNTTAAIAKGFAIGSAALTALALFQAYADEVARNPKLQHLLTDGHLVINLNNPQVLVGLLIGASIPFVVSASTMRAVGDAAYGMVNEVRRQFREIKGIMEGEAKPDYARCVSIATGAAINKMIFPGLVAVIVPLIVGFGLGAMALAGYLAGLTATGVLMALFLANAGGSWDNAKKWIEAGNLGGKKIDGKPNPIHQAAVIGDTVGDPCKDTSGPAMNPLIKVAGTVSLIIGAVLFR from the coding sequence GTGCAGGAATCGATGACACTAGCCATGTACGGAGCAATTGCGGGGGCCGTTGCCCTGGCCTTTGCACTTGTAACTTTTGCCAGCATTATGAAGGAACCCATGGGCACCCCCAGGATGAAGCAGATTTCCGAAGCTGTTCAGGAAGGCGCCATGGCCTATCTTAACCGCCAGTATAAAACCCTGATTCCCTTCACCCTGGTTGTGGCGGTACTGCTGGTGCTGGTCCTGCCGCGGCTGGACCCGCGCATTAAAGGGGACGCCCTGGCCATATCCTTCCTGGTGGGCGCCGTATGTTCCGCCATTGCCGGATACCTGGGCATGAACAGCACCACCAAGTCCAACGCCCGCACTGCCGAAGCCGCGCGCAGCCACGGCCTGGGCAAGGCGCTGAACGTTTCCTTCCGGGCCGGCGCCGTGATGGGCCTGTCCGTGGCCGGCCTTGGGCTTTTGGGCGTTTCCGTGCTGTACCTTATTTATAAAGATCCCGTTGTCATCAACAGCTTTGCTTTCGGTGCCAGCGCGATTGCCTTCTTTGCCCGGGTCGGCGGCGGCATTTACACCAAGGCCGCCGATGTGGGTGCAGACCTGGTGGGTAAGGTGGAGGCCGGCATACCTGAAGACGACCCGCGCAACCCGGCCACCATTGCCGACAACGTGGGCGACAACGTCGGCGACACGGCGGGCATGGGGGCCGACCTGTTCGAGTCCTATGCCGCTACCACCATCGCCGCCATGATTATCGGCAACGCCATTTTCGGCCCCAAAGGGGCCCTCTTCCCGCTGGTGGTCGGCGCTGTAGGCATTATAGCTTCTATTCTGGGCACATTTTTCGTGCGCACCGGGGAGGGCGGCAACCCGCAGGCGGCCCTGAATCTGGGCTTGTGGGCCACCAACATTATGACTGCCATCGGCGTCTACTTCCTGTCCGCCTGGACCTTCCCGGGCAAAGACGCCCTGGGCATCTTCCTGGCCGTAGCTGCCGGCCTGATCGTCAACGTCGCCATCGGTGCCCTGACCGAGTACTATACTTCCAACAGCAGGCCGCCCTGCCTGCGGATAGCCGAGGCTTCCAAGACGGGCCCTGCCACCAACGTTATTCACGGCCTGTCGGTGGGTATGGAGTCGGTATTCTTCCCGATGCTTTTCTTTGCGGCAGCAATTTACTTCGCGTACTGGGTAGCCAGCTGGGAAAGCGCCTCCCACGCCATTTACGGGATTGCCATGGCCGCCATGGGCATGCTTTCCACGGCAGGAATAGTTGTGGCAATGGATTCCTTCGGGCCTGTTGCCGATAACGCCGGCGGCATTGCCGAGATGGCCGAACTGCCGCCCGAAGTGCGCCAGAAAACCGATAAACTGGATGCCGTGGGCAACACCACCGCGGCCATTGCCAAAGGCTTTGCCATCGGCTCAGCCGCCCTGACTGCGCTGGCCCTGTTCCAGGCCTACGCCGACGAGGTGGCCAGAAACCCGAAACTGCAGCACCTGCTCACAGACGGCCACCTGGTAATCAACCTGAACAACCCGCAGGTTCTGGTGGGGCTTTTGATCGGCGCGTCAATACCCTTTGTGGTAAGCGCATCCACCATGCGGGCGGTCGGCGATGCCGCTTATGGAATGGTTAATGAGGTGCGCCGCCAGTTCCGCGAAATAAAAGGCATCATGGAGGGCGAGGCGAAACCCGATTACGCCCGCTGCGTCAGCATTGCCACCGGTGCCGCCATTAACAAGATGATCTTTCCGGGCCTGGTCGCCGTTATTGTTCCTTTGATTGTCGGCTTCGGCCTGGGGGCCATGGCCCTGGCCGGTTACCTGGCCGGGCTGACCGCCACCGGTGTGCTGATGGCTCTGTTCCTGGCCAATGCCGGCGGTTCCTGGGACAACGCCAAGAAGTGGATTGAAGCGGGCAACCTGGGCGGGAAGAAGATCGACGGCAAGCCCAACCCGATCCACCAGGCGGCGGTTATCGGCGACACCGTCGGAGACCCCTGCAAGGATACTTCCGGCCCCGCCATGAACCCCCTGATCAAGGTTGCGGGTACGGTTTCTCTGATCATCGGCGCGGTTTTGTTCCGCTAA
- the Pgk gene encoding 3-phosphoglycerate kinase has protein sequence MAKKTVRDIDVKGKRVLLRVDFNVPMENGRVADDVKIKEAVPTINYLIGQKARVILVSHLGRPKGRVDERYKMDPVARRLSELLGKTVVKAGDCVGEAARSAVAQMQDGDVVLLENVRFHPEEEKNDEKFARQLAELADVFVNDAFGTAHRAHASTEGVAGFLPAVAGLLMEKELEILGRLLTSPERPFAAVVGGSKVSDKLGVIFNLLTKVDTVIIGGGMANTFLKAQGYSVGKSLLEADKIDLARKLIAEARSREVKLLLPVDVVVAPGPAPGQEQRTVPVDQIPAEWMALDIGPESIRLFTEALRAARTVVWNGPMGVFEMDPFARGTEAIARTLAELNAVTVIGGGDTAAAAKKAGVAGKMTHISTGGGASLEFLEGKQLPGVRALLDK, from the coding sequence GTGGCCAAAAAAACGGTAAGGGATATAGATGTAAAGGGCAAGCGGGTCCTGTTGCGGGTGGACTTCAACGTGCCGATGGAAAACGGCCGGGTGGCCGATGACGTTAAAATAAAGGAGGCCGTGCCCACCATAAACTACCTTATCGGACAAAAAGCCAGGGTTATTCTGGTTTCGCACCTGGGCCGGCCCAAGGGCAGGGTGGACGAGAGGTACAAAATGGATCCCGTTGCCAGGCGCCTTTCCGAACTGCTGGGGAAAACGGTGGTTAAGGCCGGCGACTGCGTGGGAGAAGCCGCCAGGTCCGCCGTTGCCCAGATGCAGGACGGGGACGTGGTGCTGCTGGAAAACGTCCGTTTCCACCCGGAGGAGGAGAAAAACGACGAGAAGTTTGCCCGGCAACTGGCTGAGCTGGCAGATGTCTTTGTAAACGATGCGTTTGGAACCGCACACCGGGCCCACGCCTCCACCGAGGGCGTTGCCGGGTTTTTGCCGGCCGTGGCAGGCCTGCTGATGGAAAAAGAGCTGGAAATACTGGGCAGGCTGCTGACCAGCCCGGAGCGCCCTTTTGCAGCCGTCGTGGGCGGCTCGAAAGTTTCCGACAAGCTGGGAGTAATTTTCAACCTGCTGACCAAAGTCGATACGGTTATCATTGGCGGCGGGATGGCCAATACCTTTCTGAAGGCACAAGGGTACAGCGTCGGTAAGTCCCTGCTGGAGGCCGACAAGATTGACCTGGCCAGGAAGCTGATTGCAGAAGCCAGAAGCAGGGAAGTAAAGCTCCTCCTGCCGGTGGATGTGGTGGTGGCGCCGGGGCCGGCGCCCGGCCAGGAGCAAAGGACGGTGCCGGTCGATCAAATCCCGGCGGAGTGGATGGCCCTGGATATAGGGCCCGAGTCCATCAGACTTTTCACCGAAGCCCTCAGGGCGGCCAGGACCGTGGTCTGGAACGGACCAATGGGCGTTTTTGAAATGGATCCTTTTGCCAGGGGCACCGAAGCAATAGCCCGGACGCTGGCCGAATTAAACGCCGTCACCGTAATCGGCGGCGGTGACACGGCGGCGGCGGCCAAGAAGGCCGGCGTAGCCGGCAAAATGACCCATATCTCAACCGGCGGCGGCGCTTCCCTGGAGTTTCTGGAAGGGAAGCAACTGCCGGGAGTAAGGGCGCTGCTCGATAAATAA
- a CDS encoding hypothetical membrane protein yields the protein MLKTIITVFHVLFSILLIAAVVLQSGRSAGLSGAITGGAETLFGKKKGLDELLGKVTIVLAVLFAASALVLVVWR from the coding sequence GTGTTAAAAACAATAATTACCGTCTTTCACGTGCTTTTTTCCATCCTGCTTATTGCTGCGGTCGTTCTGCAGTCGGGCAGGAGTGCCGGCCTGTCGGGGGCAATAACCGGAGGCGCCGAAACGCTCTTCGGCAAGAAGAAAGGGCTGGACGAGCTGCTTGGAAAGGTCACCATCGTATTAGCGGTATTATTTGCGGCCAGCGCCCTTGTTCTGGTTGTCTGGAGATAG
- a CDS encoding predicted hydrolase (HD superfamily), with product MNRAEALSLLKKNLTSKNLFNHSLAVEAVMCRLAEHFGQDREKWGLAGLLHDIDYDRTKDDPDRHSLEGAEMLAGLGLPEDVVYAVKVHNHRHGLPRLSMLDKALYATDPLTGLIVAGALIRPEKKLAAIDVPFLMNRFHEKSFARGANRETIRTCSELGLSLEEFLGLGLEAMQGIAEELNL from the coding sequence TTGAATAGGGCAGAAGCACTGTCATTGTTAAAAAAGAACCTGACCAGCAAAAACCTGTTTAACCATTCCCTTGCCGTGGAGGCCGTGATGTGCCGCCTGGCCGAACATTTCGGCCAGGACCGGGAAAAGTGGGGGTTGGCCGGTCTTTTGCACGACATAGACTATGACCGGACCAAGGACGATCCGGACCGGCACAGCCTGGAGGGGGCGGAGATGCTGGCCGGGCTGGGACTGCCGGAGGATGTGGTTTATGCCGTGAAGGTGCACAACCACCGCCACGGCCTGCCCCGCCTGTCCATGCTGGACAAGGCCCTTTATGCCACCGACCCGCTGACCGGGCTTATTGTGGCCGGGGCCCTGATCCGCCCCGAAAAAAAGCTTGCCGCCATTGACGTGCCCTTTTTAATGAACCGCTTTCACGAAAAGTCCTTTGCCCGCGGGGCGAACAGGGAAACGATCAGGACCTGCTCCGAACTGGGCCTTTCCCTGGAGGAGTTTTTGGGCCTGGGGCTGGAGGCCATGCAGGGAATTGCCGAAGAACTAAATCTATAA
- a CDS encoding hypothetical protein (containing PaaI (COG2050), Uncharacterized protein, possibly involved in aromatic compounds catabolism), whose amino-acid sequence MSKPPDENMCFGCSPQNPVGLKLKFEQDGDVCRSYFIAGPVHQGWRGIVHGGLLATLLDEVMAQWLWMRGITAMTMEMTTRYSRSVRVGERLTVEASMTSARGRLIEMAGRLLLPDGTVAVRAKAKFLKVKPEKVKKEVPAIE is encoded by the coding sequence ATGAGCAAACCGCCGGATGAAAACATGTGCTTTGGGTGCAGCCCCCAAAACCCCGTCGGGTTGAAGCTGAAATTCGAGCAGGACGGGGATGTCTGCCGCTCTTACTTTATTGCCGGCCCCGTGCACCAGGGCTGGCGCGGCATTGTGCACGGCGGGCTGCTTGCCACCCTGCTGGACGAAGTAATGGCCCAGTGGCTGTGGATGAGGGGCATTACCGCCATGACCATGGAAATGACCACCCGCTACAGCAGGTCCGTGCGGGTGGGAGAAAGACTGACCGTTGAGGCAAGCATGACCTCGGCCAGAGGGCGCCTGATTGAAATGGCCGGCAGGCTGCTTTTGCCGGACGGCACCGTTGCGGTGCGGGCAAAGGCCAAGTTTCTTAAGGTGAAGCCGGAAAAGGTAAAAAAGGAGGTACCGGCAATTGAATAG
- the GpmI gene encoding phosphoglyceromutase encodes MKEDVAATPCGRYAGGRPLVLVVLDGWGLSSNVRGNAIALASTPNFKSFLAGYPHCALSCSGEDVGLPEGQMGNSEVGHLNIGAGRVVYQELTRISRAIKDGTFFKNEVLLEAVRYARENNKALHLMGLLSDGGVHSHISHLFALLDLAARENMRNVFVHAFLDGRDVPPANAKEYFEQLRKKLGELGFGAVATVMGRYYAMDRDRRWDRTERAYNAMVLGEGIQATSPLEAVDLGYGRDETDEFIQPTVVVNGSGGPAAKIMKGDAVIFFNFRPDRARQITRAFVDEDFTGFARKQGYPAVHFTCMTLYDKTIKAPVAFQPQELRNTLGEVLSRHGMTQLRLAETEKYAHVTFFFNGGLEKPYPGEDRILVPSPRVATYDLKPEMSANEVTGTFLERLASGKYDVIIMNYANPDMVGHTGDMKATVKAIETIDRCLGKVARAVLEKDGTLLITADHGNADEMVDEEGQPHTAHTTSPVPFILIGRDTAGIALRDGSLRDVAPTILHLLGIPKPAEMTGQTLITREANVHPLEKCCRQEEKQAPA; translated from the coding sequence TTGAAGGAAGACGTAGCTGCAACGCCCTGCGGCCGGTATGCCGGCGGCAGGCCCCTGGTGCTGGTGGTTCTGGACGGCTGGGGCCTCAGTTCCAATGTCCGGGGCAATGCCATAGCCCTGGCCAGCACACCGAATTTCAAGAGCTTTCTGGCCGGTTACCCCCACTGTGCCCTGAGCTGTTCCGGCGAGGACGTGGGGCTTCCCGAGGGCCAGATGGGCAATTCCGAGGTGGGACACTTGAACATAGGCGCCGGCAGGGTGGTGTACCAGGAGCTTACCAGAATAAGCCGCGCCATCAAGGACGGGACCTTTTTCAAGAACGAAGTCCTGCTGGAGGCGGTGAGATACGCCAGGGAGAATAATAAGGCCCTTCACCTGATGGGGCTTTTATCGGACGGCGGAGTGCACAGCCATATCAGCCACCTTTTCGCCCTCCTGGACCTGGCCGCCCGCGAGAACATGCGCAACGTCTTTGTCCATGCCTTCCTGGACGGGCGCGACGTGCCGCCGGCCAACGCAAAAGAATACTTCGAGCAGTTAAGGAAGAAGCTGGGCGAACTGGGCTTTGGGGCGGTGGCAACGGTAATGGGGCGCTATTACGCCATGGACAGAGACCGCCGCTGGGACCGCACCGAGCGGGCGTACAACGCAATGGTTTTAGGCGAGGGCATTCAGGCAACAAGCCCGCTGGAGGCGGTTGACCTGGGGTACGGAAGGGATGAAACCGACGAGTTTATCCAGCCCACCGTCGTGGTAAACGGGTCGGGTGGGCCGGCCGCCAAAATAATGAAGGGCGACGCCGTTATTTTCTTTAACTTCCGGCCGGACCGGGCCCGCCAGATTACCAGGGCCTTTGTGGACGAGGATTTCACCGGGTTTGCCAGAAAGCAGGGCTACCCTGCCGTGCATTTTACCTGCATGACCCTTTACGACAAGACCATTAAGGCGCCGGTGGCGTTTCAGCCGCAGGAGCTGCGCAATACCCTGGGCGAGGTTTTAAGCAGGCACGGCATGACCCAGCTCCGCCTGGCCGAAACGGAAAAGTACGCCCATGTGACCTTCTTCTTCAACGGCGGCTTAGAAAAGCCATACCCCGGCGAAGACAGGATCCTGGTGCCCTCCCCGCGGGTGGCCACCTACGACCTGAAGCCCGAAATGAGCGCCAACGAGGTCACCGGCACCTTTCTGGAGCGGCTGGCCTCGGGCAAGTACGACGTAATCATAATGAATTACGCCAATCCCGACATGGTCGGGCATACCGGCGACATGAAGGCAACGGTAAAGGCCATAGAAACAATCGACCGCTGCCTTGGAAAGGTGGCGCGGGCCGTCCTGGAAAAGGACGGCACGCTCCTGATAACGGCAGACCACGGCAATGCGGATGAGATGGTGGACGAAGAGGGACAGCCTCATACGGCCCACACCACCAGCCCGGTGCCGTTCATCCTGATCGGGCGGGATACCGCCGGCATTGCGCTGCGGGACGGCAGCCTGCGGGATGTGGCCCCCACCATCCTGCACCTGCTGGGCATCCCGAAACCGGCCGAGATGACCGGCCAGACCCTGATTACAAGAGAAGCGAACGTGCACCCTTTGGAGAAGTGCTGCCGGCAGGAGGAGAAGCAGGCGCCGGCGTAG
- a CDS encoding hypothetical protein (containing Eno (COG0148), Enolase): MSRPFEGVMQMSTVIADVLAREILDSRGNPTVEVEVFLEDGSVGRAAVPSGASTGAYEAVELRDGDKGRYNGKGVLKAVENVNSVIAPEIAGFDATDQLGLDRALIELDGTPNKSRLGANAILGVSMAAAKAAAESLGLPLYQYLGGVNSKVMPVPMMNILNGGKHADNNVDIQEFMIMPVGASSFAGALRMGVEVYHSLKNVLKQRGLGTAVGDEGGFAPMLGSNEEALAVIMEAIAAAGYEPGRDIALAWIPPLRSFIKRAGMCLPVRERPSRRRN; encoded by the coding sequence GTGTCCCGGCCTTTTGAAGGAGTGATGCAGATGTCCACTGTAATAGCTGACGTACTGGCCCGGGAGATCCTTGACTCCCGCGGCAACCCCACCGTTGAAGTGGAAGTGTTTCTGGAGGACGGGTCCGTGGGAAGGGCGGCGGTGCCCTCCGGAGCTTCAACCGGCGCATACGAGGCTGTTGAGCTGCGGGACGGCGACAAGGGGCGCTACAACGGCAAGGGAGTATTGAAGGCCGTTGAAAACGTCAATTCCGTTATCGCCCCGGAAATAGCCGGCTTTGACGCCACCGACCAGCTCGGCCTGGACCGCGCCCTGATTGAGCTTGACGGCACGCCCAACAAGAGCAGGCTGGGCGCAAACGCCATTTTAGGCGTATCCATGGCCGCGGCAAAGGCGGCGGCCGAGTCCCTGGGCCTGCCGCTTTACCAGTACCTGGGCGGCGTCAACAGCAAGGTTATGCCGGTGCCCATGATGAACATATTGAACGGCGGCAAACACGCCGACAACAACGTTGACATCCAGGAGTTCATGATCATGCCGGTGGGGGCCTCCAGCTTTGCCGGGGCCTTAAGGATGGGGGTAGAGGTTTACCACAGCCTGAAAAACGTTCTCAAACAGCGAGGTTTGGGCACGGCCGTCGGCGACGAGGGCGGGTTTGCCCCGATGCTGGGCTCCAACGAAGAGGCCCTGGCGGTAATTATGGAAGCCATTGCCGCGGCAGGGTACGAGCCTGGCCGGGACATCGCCCTGGCCTGGATCCCGCCGCTACGGAGTTTTATAAAGAGGGCAGGTATGTGTTTGCCGGTGAGGGAAAGGCCTTCACGGCGGAGGAACTGA